From the genome of Capsicum annuum cultivar UCD-10X-F1 chromosome 4, UCD10Xv1.1, whole genome shotgun sequence:
tcttttaaatttttaagaataatttgatcaatatttttctattatatccttgttcaaactaTCAAGATcattaattgagaatttattttaatgtatttaattaCTAATTCAGAAAAAGtatgaaattaattaagaatatattgataaaataactattaattttttaagaattAAGACTTTATTAAGGGGTATTTTCAATTCAAaagaaccaaataaaaaaaaattgagggagTAAGAAAATAATATCCTATCAGATAAATTATAAGGGAACAATGAATTTTCTATTTAACAAATTATAAAGTAAATTTTTCTTGCACTATCAATATAAAATACTAACTCAAAGtctaaaaagaatagaaaaagttGAAGAATCCACAAAAAGAAAGGACCCCAAAAgcacaaaataaaatcattatatttacccaaaaaggagaaagaaagattttttttttttttttataattatttttttacttggacttataattcattcataaaagGACTTCTTTTTCCTTCCTTTATATATTTTCctttcctcctccttctcctcctttttcttcttctctttctttctcaaaaaAGACAATTAgtgcccaaaaaaaaaaaaaaaaaaagttgatttaaTCTATAATGAGAAATGCAATTAGATGTTGCATAGCTTGTATTTTTCCATGTGGTTCACTTGATGTAATTAGAATAGTTCATTCTAATGGTAAAGTTGAAGAAATTAGTGATTCTCATGTAAAAGCCTCAGAAATTATGAAACTTTATCCCAAACACATCTTAAAAAAACCAACATCTtcatattcatcatcatcaaatgaTCAAGATATTTGTAGTCCTAAAATTGTTGTTGTCCCTCCTGATGCTGAGCTACAACGCGGCAAGATTTATTTCCTCATGCCAATgccatcatcatcttcttcttctgttCCTCGTGATCAGAAGTCAAAGACTCGTTCTAAATCATCCACGAAGAACAAGAAGATCACACATGTCACATCAGAGGGACATGAAAATGGAGACAGTGTTAACTTACTGACGTCTGATCAGTATTTGAGTGATATTTTATCAGAAAAAATGTCAACACAAAGAtatagaagaagaggaagagttGGTGTATGGAGACCTCATCTAGAAAGCATCTCTGAAACAATCATTGAATcatgatgaacaagaagaagatgaggcATGTTACATCAGAGGGACATGAAAATGGTGATTGTGTTAACTTACTGACGTCTGATCAGTAGCTGAGTGATATTTTATCAGAAAAACTGTCAACACAAAGATataaaagaagaggaagagtTGGTGTCTGAGATGATCATTGAATCATGATGAGTTCGAGCGGTTTATTTATTACTCCCCTCCGTCCTAAATTATTTGTTATCATTTCCTTTTGAATCCGTCCCAAAATAAGTatcgtctttccttatttgacaaCTTTTTAAAGGTACAATCACTCTTTTACCCTTGTTGGtcccatttaattaaaaaaaaaaaaagatattgacacattttttgacaaaggataatttgataaactttattcagtcttcccttatttcttaaactccgtgtccagtcaaatggcgacacataaaatgggacgaagagagtattatttttctttgtctttggAGAAAAAAGATTCAAATTTATCTCTATACTAAATGAaatgtttcatttttattttttcgttatACTTTACTTTAGAATCATCCATGCGTCGATTATTAGcagatgaaatttttatttgctCTTGATTTTAACGGAGCTTCAACATGGTAAAATTCAATGTCAAAAATGAAATTTACCGTTTCACTTTTGACTATAGTGTGAAATTACTTTATGTATACTTAAGGTTGGAGCTTCGTTAGGATCAACTGCAAATATGTAAAATTGTGCTTAAAACAACCTTTAAATTGCTTTTTcaataaaattcatatatttgGAAATCCGTAACAAGTcactataattatttaaaatatttaaaaaacgtATAAAAAATTGCGatataaattaaaatcaattcaTTTGACTCTTGAAATGTGAAAAACTGTAATATAAATTGGGCCAACCTGAACATTTTAGTTGGTCTGAATTGAATGAGATTGAAGTGATGGTAATCAAagtacaataaataaaataacaatatcttAGAAATGATTTTGtttgacaaaaatatttatttatttatttatttaaaaagtggCTATTAATTTGCGAGTTTCCAGGCTTTAGTTCCCCTCTTCTATAGTCATGATGTTGAA
Proteins encoded in this window:
- the LOC107869876 gene encoding uncharacterized protein LOC107869876, which gives rise to MRNAIRCCIACIFPCGSLDVIRIVHSNGKVEEISDSHVKASEIMKLYPKHILKKPTSSYSSSSNDQDICSPKIVVVPPDAELQRGKIYFLMPMPSSSSSSVPRDQKSKTRSKSSTKNKKITHVTSEGHENGDSVNLLTSDQYLSDILSEKMSTQRYRRRGRVGVWRPHLESISETIIES